The following proteins are encoded in a genomic region of Cryptomeria japonica chromosome 11, Sugi_1.0, whole genome shotgun sequence:
- the LOC131065054 gene encoding peptidyl-prolyl cis-trans isomerase yields MANPRVFFEMAVGGAPAGRIVMELYADVTPKTAENFRALCTGEKGTGKSGKPLHFKGSSFHRVIPGFMCQGGDFTAGNGTGGESIYGSKFPDENFQKRHTGPGILSMANAGKNTNGSQFFICTAKTEWLDGKHVVFGQIVDGMDVVRAIERVGSSSGRTSKPVVIQDCGQL; encoded by the coding sequence ATGGCAAATCCAAGGGTTTTCTTTGAAATGGCCGTCGGCGGTGCACCGGCGGGCCGAATCGTGATGGAGCTGTATGCTGACGTGACACCGAAGACCGCAGAGAACTTCAGGGCACTCTGCACTGGTGAGAAGGGTACTGGCAAGTCAGGCAAGCCCCTTCACTTCAAGGGCTCCTCCTTCCACCGGGTCATCCCTGGCTTTATGTGCCAGGGCGGTGACTTTACTGCTGGAAATGGCACCGGCGGTGAGTCCATTTACGGTTCAAAGTTCCCTGACGAGAACTTCCAGAAGAGGCACACTGGCCCTGGTATCCTGTCCATGGCTAACGCTGGGAAGAACACCAACGGCTCCCAGTTCTTCATCTGCACCGCCAAGACTGAGTGGCTCGACGGCAAACATGTCGTCTTTGGCCAGATCGTCGACGGGATGGACGTCGTCCGCGCCATTGAGCGCGTCGGCTCCTCCAGCGGGCGCACCTCCAAGCCTGTTGTCATCCAAGATTGTGGTCAGCTTTAA